GGTAAACGTGACCACGGGCATTCCTGTCCGGGCGGACCGATAGGGGATGCCGATGATCCCCCTCTGTTTTTCCATCGTCGTCTTGAAATACTCCCGGTGGGAAAAGTTTTGTCCTCTTATCCGGGGATGGGGAGGATAGTCCGCCAAGAGATCCCCTTTCTCGTCGAGGATAAAAATCCCGTTTTCAAACTTCGGGTAGAGGGCAAAACAATTTTTTAAATGGTTTTCAATAAGGGTGGAATTTTTCTCCTCCAGCGCCTTTGCGGGGAGAAAGGAGGCTATGGTCTGGGCATCGTTAAGGGTATCTTTCAGGAATGAAGAGATGAACCGGGATTGGATCAGGGAGATTGTTTTGAACTCTTCAAAGATCGCTTTCCTGAGAGAGTTTTCGAAATACTGGATAAATAGGAATCCCGCAATCGTGAAGAAAACGATTACAAGAAGCGTTACCCACAGAGCGGTTCGGGTCCTTAGGCTCATAAAAAAGCCCAGAAAGAGAGGAGACCCCCCTTTTAGAAATAAAGCCGCCTAAATTTTCTATCAGGAAATGCCTTTCGATTTTAAGAAGGGACCGTATCGTCTATCCGAACCTTTGATGTGATTCTGGACCCAGTCGCACAAAAAATTCATCACCTGGATGGATAATCTGACATTTCCCCTGTCGTAATCTTCTTTGAAGGCCTTTACCTTGGAAGAAAAGTCTGAATGCTCCTTCATGTGGGAGCCTGCCTCCGGGTAGGCAAACTTACGAAAATAATCTTCCTCCGTTCTAAAATGGGTCGATGCATAATCCATAAGGTTCTTTATAAGATTTGTCAAGATTTCCTTTCC
This DNA window, taken from Thermodesulfobacteriota bacterium, encodes the following:
- a CDS encoding bacteriohemerythrin translates to MTNLIKNLMDYASTHFRTEEDYFRKFAYPEAGSHMKEHSDFSSKVKAFKEDYDRGNVRLSIQVMNFLCDWVQNHIKGSDRRYGPFLKSKGIS